GATTGCCGATGTCAGCAATTACGTGCTGAAAAACTTTGGCAACGCCCAGCTTAACGTCACGCCTGAACAGGTAAAAACCATCCGTAACGGCGGTGAACCCCCGCTGATTGCCAAACTGGCACAGCCGCTGGCCTGGGGTGGTGCCGTGGTTGTCCTGATCATTATTGTGCTGGCCGTTTCGATTTCGCGCAGGAGAAAACATCATGGCGCATAACATTTCGCTCTCAAGGCGTCGGTTGCTGCAGGGCATGGGTATTCTTTCACTGGGCGCGATGTGCAACACCATTTTCCCGGCACGCGGACAAGCGGCAGAACTGATGGCCGACAATCCATTTCTGGCGATTTCCAGCTTCCTGGTCAGCCGTTCGGTCAGTCCGATCCTCGGCCAGCGTTACTATGCCGCGCTGACAAAGCACGATGCACAATTCAGTCAAAAGCTGGATGCGTTGCATACCCTGCTGCAACAGCAGCATTTTTCTCATGTTGACGACTTCCTTGCTGCGACCAGCCAGGATAATGCCGACTGGCAAACCGCACGCACCATCATCTCCGCCTGGTATTCCGGGGTGGTGGGTGATGGCAGCGATCTGGAACTGATCGCCTACGCCGATGCACTGATGTATCTGCCTACGCGTGACGTACTGGTGGTGCCGACCTACGGCGGCGGACCTTTTTTCTGGGCGGTAACAGAACCGGGTAAAGTGGCAACAGCAGGAGAGCGCGCATGAGTGCACAAAATAAAGATGCCGATGTCATCATCATCGGCTCTGGCGTAATGGGCGGACTGATTGCCACCCAACTGGCGAAAGCGGGTAAATCGGTGATCATTCTTGAGGCCGGTCCACGCGTCTCCAGGCAGGAAATTGTCGAGCGCTTTCGTAACTCGCCCTTCAAGATGTCGTTAACCAACATCAAATTGCAGGGTGTCGGCTCGCCTTATCCGAATCCGCCGCATATCCCTTCCACCTACGGTGATTATCTGCAACAGATTGGGCCGGTGAAGTATTCCACCAAGTATCTGCGCGTGGTGGGCGGCACCACCTGGCACTTCGGTTCGGCGCTGTGGCGCATGATCCCCAATGATTTCAAACTCAACACGTTGTACGGTCGCGGGCGCGACTGGCCGTTCGGCTATGACGAGCTGGAACCCTGGTACGGCAAAGCAGAACATGAGCTGGGTGTGTCCGGCATGGATGGACAGGACGAAAGCGGTCAGGGTGGTAAACCCTGGCCACCACGTTCCACACCGTTCCCGATGCCCGGTCTGCCCACCAGCTATATGTTTGACCGCTTGACAGAAATGCTCGGCAAGGGCGGCTATAACCCGGTGCTGGAGCCGAACGGCCGCGCGACTAAGCCGTGGGGTAAACGCCCGATGTGCGCCGGTAACAACAACTGCAACCCGGTGTGTCCGATTGCCGCCAAGTACGACGGTTCGATGCATATCGACGAAGCCGAACGGCTGGGCACCAAACTGCTGGATAACGCGGTGGTGTACCGGATCGAAGCCGGAGACGACGGTAAGATTACCGGTGTCTGGTACAAAAAACCGGACGGTTCGGAGCATCACTTAACTGCCGATTATTTTGTGCTGGCAGCCTACGGCATTGAGTCACCGAAGCTGTTGCTGATGTCCACCTCGGAAAAATATCCCAACGGTATCGCCAACTCTTCCGATCAGGTGGGACGTAATCTGATGGGGCATACCGGCATCAGTATGAACGTGATGATGTCGGAAGATGTGTGGCCAGGACAGGGACCGACCGAGCTGCTGGTGTATCTCAATAATCGTGATGGAGCGTTCCGCAAGGATTTCCCCAGCTACAAGATCAAGGTGCGTAACACCGTGCCTACCGCCGATTACACCTCGTCGCTGATCGCCAAAGGGGTGCTGGGGTCAAAACTCGATGAAGAGATTCGCCGCCAGTCGGCACGTTCGCTGAACTTCGCCATCGATTTTGAAACGCTGCCGTTGCCGGAAAACCGCGTGACGCCGAGCAAAACCAAAAAGGATGCGATTGGTATTCCGTTACCGGAGATTTATTACAGTGTCACGGATTACTGGCATGCGGGTAAGGACGAGGGCATCAAGGATTTCCATAAGTTCGCCGAACTGCTGAACGCGGAAATTTTGTCGATCGATACCAAGTATCAGGATCGCCAGCACATTATGGGCACCACCATCATGGGCGACGATCCGAAAAACTCGGTGGTGGACAGCGATTGCCGTACCCATGACCACCCGAATATGTGGATTGCCGGGACCAGCGTGATGCCTTCAGCCTCCTGTATGAACCCGACACTGACCGGTGCGGCACTGAGCCTGCGCCTGGCACAACATATGCTAAAAACTATGGCGTAAGGAGCAATGACCGTCGCGGTGCGATGTGGCAGACATCGTGCCGCGACAACTCATGATTTTACCCTGATAAAAGCAGGAATATTTAGCATGTCACGGAGGTAAGCAGTAAGGTTCTGGCAATGGATTTCCTGTACCCAGGCTAAAAATCAAGGAGTGACTATGCCGATAGAATCGATTGCGAAAGGTTCTTTGCTGGCTGTTATTGACCAGGTAGCGGAAGACGAGATCAGTATCCCTGCTACCGGCGTTAAAAATGTCAATGATAAACCTTCCCTTTATACGCACTCACCTCAGCCGATAATTTCCCGGCTGGATATCGTTAAAGCAAAGTTTAATGATGACTCGGCGTTTTTTTTAAATTCAGCCACTCCGGTAAAATGCAATAATTTTGCCATGAATTTTATTGATGTATTTCTTGCAAATACACCTGATGTTGCACAGGTTATAAAATCGCTGAGTTTATCGACGCAAGATGCAGGATCCATCGCGAATAAAATATCTGAAAATACCCAGGAAAGAACATTAGCGATTCTTGCTTACGGACAGGAAAATCATCTGGTTGATTATCAGTTGTGGGGCGAGTTTTTTTATTCGGAATTGCGTAAGATGCAGAGTGATAAGGTTTTTATTAAACCCTTCCTCATTTACTCTCGCCCACATATGATTAAGGAAAATCTGCATGAATTCACCGTTGCGATGCACCATACCATGGCGGCAGTGCTTTCCTGCCACAAAGATCTCTGCCAGATAGTGGTTTACGACCCGACGCACACCACAGGGTACTTTGCCACTGAGCTGCAGGAGATAGCAGAAATACGAAAATGCGATATATTTTCCTTCATTAATAAAGGGGATAGCATCGAGTTTTTGACCGATGAACCGGAAAATACCTTGTCATATTTTACGGCTGTCCCAGGGCGCTGGGATGGCAGCCATTTTTCTCTTTTGCATGAAAGAAAAGATCAAAGGGATATTCGTAATGCTTTCCTGACGGTTAAAACACGTATTTCGCAACCGGAAATCTTCTATGCGGCGCTTACAGGGATGTCACTTAACCATTTTGTCTTCTTTCTCAGACATGTTCCGGCAAATGAACGGGTTGAATTCCTGACAATAAAAGGTGAGTCGGGAAAAACCATTATAAGTTTTCTGGCGGGCTTACCGGATAAAGACGGTCATCTGCTGACTAACTATTTTTCTTTTATTAAGGAAGCATTGAGGGCAGGTCTGCTGGATAAACAGGAGATGATTAAGCAACTCAGCGATAAAGTGGTTGAAGATGTAGGATATGCCTGGTTCGAAGTTACGCTCTTTGGCCGCACTTTGTTGCGTGCCAATACCGGCAAGATAGCGGGTGTTTTTGCTGCTGAAGTTATCAATCTGATTAAGGAACACAGATTAACGGAGGATGAGGGAAAAACAATCCTGGACGATATGATCGTCATAAA
The window above is part of the Pantoea cypripedii genome. Proteins encoded here:
- a CDS encoding sugar dehydrogenase complex small subunit, which produces MAHNISLSRRRLLQGMGILSLGAMCNTIFPARGQAAELMADNPFLAISSFLVSRSVSPILGQRYYAALTKHDAQFSQKLDALHTLLQQQHFSHVDDFLAATSQDNADWQTARTIISAWYSGVVGDGSDLELIAYADALMYLPTRDVLVVPTYGGGPFFWAVTEPGKVATAGERA
- a CDS encoding GMC family oxidoreductase, whose protein sequence is MSAQNKDADVIIIGSGVMGGLIATQLAKAGKSVIILEAGPRVSRQEIVERFRNSPFKMSLTNIKLQGVGSPYPNPPHIPSTYGDYLQQIGPVKYSTKYLRVVGGTTWHFGSALWRMIPNDFKLNTLYGRGRDWPFGYDELEPWYGKAEHELGVSGMDGQDESGQGGKPWPPRSTPFPMPGLPTSYMFDRLTEMLGKGGYNPVLEPNGRATKPWGKRPMCAGNNNCNPVCPIAAKYDGSMHIDEAERLGTKLLDNAVVYRIEAGDDGKITGVWYKKPDGSEHHLTADYFVLAAYGIESPKLLLMSTSEKYPNGIANSSDQVGRNLMGHTGISMNVMMSEDVWPGQGPTELLVYLNNRDGAFRKDFPSYKIKVRNTVPTADYTSSLIAKGVLGSKLDEEIRRQSARSLNFAIDFETLPLPENRVTPSKTKKDAIGIPLPEIYYSVTDYWHAGKDEGIKDFHKFAELLNAEILSIDTKYQDRQHIMGTTIMGDDPKNSVVDSDCRTHDHPNMWIAGTSVMPSASCMNPTLTGAALSLRLAQHMLKTMA